A window of Garra rufa chromosome 16, GarRuf1.0, whole genome shotgun sequence contains these coding sequences:
- the LOC141288970 gene encoding protocadherin beta-15-like encodes MSVVSCFYAQRGASSTRISSWLMQPLVLFFFVMAVARGQVRYSIPEEMTKGSLVGNIVQDLGLDVKRLKSGRARIFTEDSREYIGLNADKGTLVVKERIDREELCAQVSPCSLHFQIILENPMELHSVKIIIQDQNDNAPQVLYPVQSGASVVAEIVPRSADVGYLVTKVVAVDVDSGQNAWLSYKLQKATDRALFEVGLQNGEIRTVRQVTDKDAVKQRLTVVVEDNGQPSRSATVNVNVAVADSFPEVLSEFTDFTHDKDYNDNMTFYLVLALAVVSFLFIVSIIAILSVKCYRWRRERMFYKSGANLPVIPYYPPLYADVGGTGTLQHVYNYEVCRTTDSRKSDLKYGRPCSESIISLDTSGTQTLTHAQRAKLINEDSFDQVSSSN; translated from the exons GTCCGTTATTCTATTCCAGAGGAGATGACAAAGGGTTCGCTGGTGGGAAATATTGTCCAGGATCTTGGTTTGGATGTAAAGAGGTTGAAATCTGGTCGAGCGCGGATCTTTACGGAGGACAGTCGTGAGTACATCGGTCTGAATGCGGATAAAGGGACTCTGGTAGTGAAAGAGAGGATAGATAGAGAGGAGCTGTGCGCCCAAGTGTCTCCCTGCTCCTTACATTTTCAGATAATTTTAGAAAACCCCATGGAGTTACAT AGCGTGAAAATAATCATTCAGGACCAGAATGACAACGCGCCTCAGGTTCTGTATCCGGTCCAGTCAGGTGCTTCTGTGGTGGCTGAAATAGTGCCTCGTTCAGCAGATGTGGGTTATCTGGTGACTAAAGTGGTGGCTGTTGATGTGGACTCTGGACAGAATGCCTGGCTCTCATATAAACTGCAGAAAGCCACAGACAGGGCGCTGTTTGAAGTGGGTTTACAGAATGGAGAAATAAGAACTGTACGCCAAGTGACAGATAAAGATGCTGTCAAACAAAGACTCACTGTTGTAGTGGAGGACAACGGACAGCCCTCTCGATCAGCTACAGTCAATGTTAACGTGGCGGTGGCAGACAGCTTCCCTGAAGTGCTCTCGGAGTTCACTGACTTTACGCACGACAAGGACTACAACGACAACATGACTTTCTATCTGGTCTTGGCTTTGGCTGTGGTTTCGTTTCTCTTTATCGTGTCTATCATTGCCATACTGTCAGTCAAATGCTACAGATGGAGACGCGAGCGGATGTTTTACAAATCTGGAGCGAATCTTCCAGTTATTCCGTATTATCCGCCTCTTTACGCAGACGTAGGGGGCACTGGAACTTTACAGCACGTGTACAATTATGAGGTTTGCAGAACCACTGACTCCAGAAAGAGTGATCTGAAATACGGCAGACCTTGCAGTGAGAGCATCATTAGTCTGGACACCAGCGGAACACAGACACTCACGCATGCGCAGAGAGCAAAACTAATTAACGAGGATTCTTTTGATCAGGTGAGCTCCAGTAATTGA
- the LOC141288971 gene encoding protocadherin gamma-A12-like, with amino-acid sequence MRKKDCRSTWPLCVLLFFVHFLCGAYGQVRYSVPEEMAPGSFVGDIVKDLGLELKRLTTGKARIFIAGGREYVALDREKGHIIIKERIDRELLCAGAVSACSLSFEVILENPIELYPITIEILDVNDNSPAFPRGEITLEISESASTGARFTVDSAVDPDVGINSIQSYSVHPTDNFTLKTQSRSGSSKNVELVLQTPLDREKQEHLYLTITATDGGNPKRSGTVKIHVIVLDINDNAPVFQKDTYRITIPENTAKGSLLVTVNATDADTVSNAQIGYYFEHTTPKIRDLFSVDPSSGEIRLIGELDFEESAIHEFKIQAKDQGGLSDSSEVIVEVTDVNDNAPKMTLMSFSNSIPENSPLGTVVAMINIQDSDSEENGKITCFIDRDLPFKIESSLTNYYSIVTDSELDREDIPEYNITITAKDSGSPSLFSKKILNVKITDVNDHAPQFEQDSYNAYVMENNSPSLSLFSVKARDADLGANARVSYLISDNDLNGTPISSLVSINSDSGIIYATKSFDYEQLKSFTITVKAQDGGSPPLSSNVSVKIIIQDQNDNAPQVLYPVQSGASVMAEIVPRSADVGYLVTKVVAVDVDSGQNAWLSYKLQKATDRALFEVGLQNGEIRTVRQVTDKDAVKQRLTVVVEDNGQPSRSATVNVNVAVADSFPE; translated from the coding sequence ATGAGAAAGAAGGATTGTCGTTCTACATGGCCGCTGTGTGTTCTCCTGTTCTTTGTACACTTTCTCTGTGGCGCGTATGGGCAGGTCCGTTACTCGGTGCCAGAGGAGATGGCACCCGGTTCATTTGTCGGAGACATAGTTAAAGACCTAGGTCTTGAGCTTAAAAGGCTGACAACGGGGAAAGCGCGGATCTTTATAGCAGGTGGCCGGGAATATGTTGCGCTGGACCGGGAGAAAGGGCACATCATTATTAAGGAGAGAATCGACCGGGAGCTTTTGTGCGCTGGTGCTGTATCCGCATGCAGTCTGAGCTTTGAAGTCATCTTAGAAAATCCCATCGAGCTCTATCCCATCACCATAGAAATACTGGATGTTAATGACAACAGTCCTGCGTTTCCAAGAGGTGAAATTACACTGGAAATAAGTGAGTCTGCTTCAACTGGAGCGCGTTTTACTGTGGATAGCGCAGTTGATCCTGATGTCGGCATTAACAGTATTCAGAGTTATTCAGTGCATCCCACTGATAATTTTACATTAAAGACACAAAGTAGATCTGGCAGCAGTAAAAACGTAGAGCTTGTTTTGCAAACTCCTTTAGACAGAGAGAAACAAGAACATTTGTATTTGACCATAACTGCTACTGACGGAGGTAACCCCAAACGCTCTGGCACGGtaaaaatacatgttattgtgTTAGATATTAATGACAATGCTCCGGTTTTCCAAAAGGACACATACAGAATAACTATTCCAGAAAACACCGCAAAGGGATCGTTGCTGGTTACTGTTAATGCAACTGATGCAGATACTGTCTCAAATGCACAAATTGGATATTATTTCGAGCACACCACACCCAAAATCCGAGACCTGTTTTCTGTTGATCCATCCAGCGGTGAAATACGATTAATTGGTGAGCTTGATTTTGAGGAGTCTGCTATACATGAGTTTAAAATTCAAGCTAAAGACCAGGGGGGTTTATCAGATTCCTCTGAGGTGATCGTGGAAGTTACAGACGTGAATGACAACGCACCAAAAATGACGCTTATGTCTTTTTCTAACAGCATACCTGAGAATTCACCTCTTGGAACCGTAGTGGCAATGATAAATATACAAGACAGCGATTCTGAAGAAAATGGAAAGATTACCTGTTTTATTGACAGAGACCTTCCATTTAAAATCGAATCATCTTTGACTAATTATTACAGTATAGTCACGGACTCCGAGCTAGACAGAGAAGACATACCCGAGTATAATATTACAATCACAGCCAAGGACAGCGGCAGTCCTTCACTGTTTAGTAAAAAGATTTTGAATGTAAAGATCACTGATGTTAATGACCACGCACCACAGTTTGAGCAGGATTCATATAACGCGTATGTGATGGAGAATAATTCGCCATCTCTGTCTTTGTTCAGTGTTAAAGCGCGTGACGCAGATTTGGGAGCGAACGCACGCGTATCATACTTAATTTCAGACAATGATTTGAACGGCACACCAATTTCGTCATTAGTTTCTATCAACTCAGACAGTGGGATTATTTATGCAACAAAATCGTTTGACTATGAACAATTAAAATCTTTTACAATCACAGTGAAAGCGCAGGATGGAGGCTCTCCTCCTCTCAGCAGCAACGTGAGCGTGAAAATAATCATTCAGGACCAAAATGACAACGCTCCTCAGGTTCTATATCCGGTCCAGTCAGGTGCTTCTGTGATGGCTGAAATAGTGCCTCGTTCGGCAGATGTGGGTTATCTGGTGACTAAAGTGGTGGCTGTTGATGTGGACTCTGGACAGAATGCCTGGCTCTCATATAAACTACAGAAAGCCACAGACAGGGCGCTGTTTGAAGTGGGCTTACAGAATGGAGAAATAAGAACTGTACGCCAAGTGACAGATAAAGATGCTGTCAAACAAAGACTCACTGTTGTAGTGGAGGACAACGGGCAGCCCTCTCGATCAGCTACAGTCAATGTTAACGTGGCGGTGGCAGACAGCTTCCCTGAA